TCTGATCTCCCTCCGACATCTCGCTCCGCACGTCTTTCACGCGATAATCCGCGACTTCGGAAATGTGCAAGAGGCCGTCGGTTCCCGGAAGGATCTCGACGAAGGCTCCAAAGTCCACGATCCGCTGAACTTTTCCTAAGTAAGTCTTCCCGATCTCCGGGACCGCGGTCAGTTCCTCGATGATTTGGATTGCCTTTCGGGCGGATGCCTCGTCCACGGAGGCGATGGCCACGCTCCCATCGTCCTCGACATCGATCTTGACGCCCGTCCTCTCGATGATGCTCCGAATCATCTTACCCCCGGGTCCGATGACGTCTCGGATCTTGTCCGTGGGAATCCTCATCGTGAAGATCCTGGGAGCGTAGGCGGAGATCTCCGCACGAGGGGCTTTAAGGGCGCCCGCCATTTTCTCGAGAATGAACATGCGCGCACGCCGCGCTTGTTCTAGCGCCTCCGCCATGATCTCCCGGGTCAACCCTTTGATCTTGATGTCCATCTGAAGCGCTGTAATCCCGTTCGCCGTGCCGGCGACTTTGAAGTCCATGTCGCCATAGTGATCTTCGGCACCGGCGATGTCGGTGAGAATGGCATACTTCTCGCTTTCCTTGATCAGCCCCATAGCGATCCCGGCAATGGGCGCTTTCAAGGGAACGCCAGCATCCATCAGGGCAAGACATCCGCCGGTGACGCTCGCCATGGAGGATGAGCCATTCGATTCGAGGATGTCCGAGACGATCCGGATGGTGTAGGGAAACTCGTTCTCACCCGGAATGACGGGCAGGAGCGCGCGTTCCGCCAGCGCTCCGTGGCCGATCTCCCTGCGCCCCGGTCCGCGAAGAAACCGCGCCTCCCCCACCGAGAAGGGAGGAAAGTTGTAGTGGAGCATGAAGCGTTTCTCCGACTCTCCTTCCAGCCAGTCGAGTATCTGGACGTCATCCGAAGTTCCGAGCGTTACCGTGACGAGAGCCTGTGTCTCCCCCCGGGTGAACAGCGACGAGCCGTGAGTGCGGGGAAGCACCCCGACCTCGCAAGTGACTTCTCGAACCTCATCGAATTCACGCCCGTCGAGTCGGCGCCCCTTCTCCAGAACCTCGTCGCGGAGCACTTTCTCCGAGAGCCGTTTCAGAGCAGCCTCGGCTTCCGCCGCTTGTTCGGGCTCACGCTCCGCCATTTGCTCCCTGAGGCTCTTGTGCACGCGATCCACCGCGCGCTGCGAGTCGAGCTTGCCCTTGGTTCGCATGGCTTCGCCGAGATGTTCCAGAAAACTCTGCTCGACCTCGTTTTCGAGCGCTTCGTTCCGAGCGCGGGGCACTACCTCGAGCTTCGTCGGTGACAGGGCCTGGAACAGCTCTTCCTGAATGGCGGTCAGCTTCTTGATCTCCTCGTGAGCGAGGGCAAGAGCATCGACCATTTGAGCCTCGGGCACTTCATTGGCGCCGGCCTCCACCATCACGATGGCTTCTCCAGAGCCCGCCACCGTAAGATTCAAATCACTGATCTTCAGCTGCTCGAACGTCGGATTGATCACGAATGCGCCGTCGACGAAACCGACTCTCACCGCACCGACTGGTGTGGGAAACGGGATGTCGGAGCAATAGAGGGCGGCCGAGGCCCCGGTGACCGCTAGAACATCCGAGTCGTTCGCCTTGTCGGTCGACAGTACGAGACCGATTACTTGCGTCTCATGATGCCAGCCATCGGGAAACAGCGGGCGAATCGGCCGATCGATGAGACGACTGGTGAGGATCTCTTTTTCGTTCGGTCGGCCTTCCCGTTTGAAGAAGCCTCCGGGTATCTTGCCCGAGGCGTAGAAATTTTCTCGGTAGTCGACCGTCAGGGGAAGAAAGTCGATTCCTTCCCGAACATCCTTGGACGCACATGCGGTCATCAGAACGACAGTGTCACCCATTCGTACTAGTGCCGCGCCGTTAGCCTGCTTGGCCAACTTCCCCATCTCGATGGTGAGGACACGCTCGCCGATTTGAACTTCCTTGCGATGCATCATTCCCTCTTA
This window of the Vicinamibacteria bacterium genome carries:
- the pnp gene encoding polyribonucleotide nucleotidyltransferase; its protein translation is MMHRKEVQIGERVLTIEMGKLAKQANGAALVRMGDTVVLMTACASKDVREGIDFLPLTVDYRENFYASGKIPGGFFKREGRPNEKEILTSRLIDRPIRPLFPDGWHHETQVIGLVLSTDKANDSDVLAVTGASAALYCSDIPFPTPVGAVRVGFVDGAFVINPTFEQLKISDLNLTVAGSGEAIVMVEAGANEVPEAQMVDALALAHEEIKKLTAIQEELFQALSPTKLEVVPRARNEALENEVEQSFLEHLGEAMRTKGKLDSQRAVDRVHKSLREQMAEREPEQAAEAEAALKRLSEKVLRDEVLEKGRRLDGREFDEVREVTCEVGVLPRTHGSSLFTRGETQALVTVTLGTSDDVQILDWLEGESEKRFMLHYNFPPFSVGEARFLRGPGRREIGHGALAERALLPVIPGENEFPYTIRIVSDILESNGSSSMASVTGGCLALMDAGVPLKAPIAGIAMGLIKESEKYAILTDIAGAEDHYGDMDFKVAGTANGITALQMDIKIKGLTREIMAEALEQARRARMFILEKMAGALKAPRAEISAYAPRIFTMRIPTDKIRDVIGPGGKMIRSIIERTGVKIDVEDDGSVAIASVDEASARKAIQIIEELTAVPEIGKTYLGKVQRIVDFGAFVEILPGTDGLLHISEVADYRVKDVRSEMSEGDQILVKVINIDPQGKVKLSRKAVLREQAGLPPEEPQMPR